TGAATTTTGTACGAAAGCCACGCACTTGCCGCCCCCGTTACGGTACCGGCCAAAACATCGCTCGGATAATGTACGCCCAACCGCATTCGCGAATAACCAACCGCTCCCGCCCATGCATACGCAGGCACCACGACATACCATTTTCGGTAATTAATGGCCAACGTCGTTGCCGTTGAAAAAGCTGCGGTCGTATGGCCCGATGGAAACGAATACTGCGGTTCCTCGCCTTCAACCCGTGCTGCAAAAAGCGTGGGATATTTAATGAAAGGCCTGTCTCTGAGTACAACCCGTTTGGTTACTTGGGTGATGCCCGTCCCAATCACAAAGCCGCCCAACGCCTGCCATCCCTGCTGCTGTAAGGTCTTGTTTTTGGTTGAAAAACCCGCGATCAACAAGCCTGCCGGGAGGGCCAGGCTCAATGGTTTTGTCGTAGCCGAAATAAATTTGGACGTACTTACATTCGTGGGTTGGATGGAGCCATACACGTCCTGCAACAAACGGGTATCGGTATTTTGGGCGCTTACTTTCCACGAAAATAAGCACAGAAAAAGAAGAGATTTTTTCACTTTGTAAACGATTGAGTGCGAGATATCAGGTCAAATATAGTTTTGCCACCGCAATCAACAATACCGAAGCCAAAATATAGCGTAATGTTTGAAGATTAAATTTAAAACTGCCTTGATACGCGCCAATAAATCCTCCGATCAAAGCCGCTGTCAGCCAAGACGTTAACTGCCCATTGGGTTCAAAGCCTTTTTGAAATAATCCGTACAGCCCCGACATCGAATTAACAAAGATAAAAAGAGCCGAAACTGCCGCTGTTTCTTTGACTCTTCCCCAGCCCAATACTAAAATGACCGGACTCAAAATAATACCGCCGCCAATTCCCAACATGCCGGACAGCAACCCAATACCTGCCCCAATGACCAAAGCACCTATCAAGGGCACCTGTTTATTTTCCGCTTTTTCAACAGGCTGAAAGAGCATCCTTGCAATGGCAATGGCCAACGCCACGGCCAATAATTTTTTATAGAGGGAATCGGTAATGGGCAGCGTAGCACCCATGTAGGAAAGCGGGATGCTCGCAAGGGCAAACGGCCAAAACAGGCTCCACCGAAAATGTCCGGCTCGGTAATATTGAATGAACGCTACAAGAGAGACAAACACATTGAGAATCAGCGCCGAAGATTTCATCAGAGCAGGTGTGGTACCAAAAATCGCCATCAATGCCAAATACCCGCTCGCTCCGCCATGCCCCACGGAAGCATATAAAAAGGCCATAATACCGATCAACAGCGGTTGCCAATAATCCTGCATGAGTCAAAAATACGTTATTTTTTCAAATATATAACGCTTTTTTATGCTTACCAACAGGCTATTTATTTCGGCGGATTCGAAAGAGTTTTATCAATGGTTCTACGTAATCCTGTTGGGAATCAATGGCAACGTAGTTAATGTCATTTTGGCGGGCAAACTGTTCGATCTTTTTTCCTACCTGAGCAAAATCCTCCCGAACGCGCTTGCGAAACCACGGCGAAGAGGCGTTTACCCAAATGGTACGATTGGATTCGGGATCGACCATGGGAATAATTCCCAAACGCGGAAGGTTGGTTTCGCGCTTATCCAACAAATGAACCATGACCAAATCATGCTTACGTGCCAAAGCCCGCAGATTGTGCTCGTAGTTCTTATCAATAAAATCAGAAATAAAAATCACTACACTGCGCCGTTTGAGCACGTTGAGCGTAAAAAGTATGCTTTCGGCTAAGTTCGTTTTAGTTGAGGTCGGCTTCAGTTTATACAACTCGGTAATCAATTCATAGCCGTGCTTCATGCCGTTGGAAGGGTGGATGTATTTCTCTTTCTGATCCGAAAAACACAGTAACCCTACGTGACTTGCCTCCTGAATAGCCGATAGTGCCAGCACACCGCAGATTTCCTTGGCCGTATCCAGTTTGGAATGATTCGCATGTCCCACCTGCTGAGAGCCGCTTACGTCCAGAATAAAGAAAACCGTCTGTTCTTTTTCTTCGCGAAAAATCTTCACGAATGTCCCGTGTCCTTTGGCTGATACGTTCCAATCGATCGTACGCACGTCGTCGCCGTATTGGTATTCACGCAGATCCGCGAATTCTACCCCTGATCCTTTAAAGACCGACCGAAAGCTACCGCGCATATCGGCATTAACGGCCTTTCGAATCCTGATCTCGTACCGCCGAATCTTGGTTATAAATTGCTCAATCATGCGTATTTTTGTAGCCTAATACCTCAAAAATACAAAAATCAGTCATGATACGCCGTACACTCATTTATTTTTCACTGTTTTCGTTGCTGCTTTTCGGATGTCAGGACGAGCCTGAAGTTCCGGAAGGTACGGTATCGGAAGCTAAAATGGCCCAAATACTTACCGATATACACATTCTGGAAGCAAGGGTCGGCAGGCTTGGAATGACCTCGTTGGATTCTTCCACAATCGTGACGGAGCACATGAAACTTCAGATTTTCAAAAAATACGGGGTCGACTCCGCCACTTACAATAAAAGTTATCAGTTCTACTCCACCAACCCTGTCTTTCTCGAACGAATCTACAACACCGTTGTGAAGGATTTGGAAACCCGCCAAAAGAAAAAGAATTACAAAGGTTTGTAAGATGACTATTCCGGAAGTACTGAAAAAGGCCATTGTCCAAATGCCCCAAAAAGAAAAGGACAAACTTTTGCTTCGATTGATTTCAAAAGACAAAATACTTGTTCAACGACTTGATTTTGAATTGATTGAACACGGAGATACCGTTCAGCTCCGCCGAGATACCATTAAACAGCAAATCCTGAAAAGCGCTCAAATGACCCACAATACACCGGGCTGGATGATGATGGATATGCGGCATTTATCGGGAGAGATCAGTCAACACCTTAAAATTACGAAGGATAAATACGGCGAGATCGAATTAACGATTTACCTCTTTTTGACTTTTTTCGAACACCAGTCTTCCCTACTCCTGATTCATAACAGTAAAAGCGACTCATGTGCCGAATACATTGCCAAACGAACGGACAGCATTCTTAAAAAACTGGCCAAATTCAACCCGGATTATTACGTTGATTTTGAAAAAGATATGCAGCAACTGTTAAACTATGTGCACAGTCATTGCCCTAAAAATTATGCACGCCAATTGGACATTCCCAAACATTGGCCTTAAAAAAAGAGCCTGTGATATACACAGGCTCTTTTTTCAGACGATAATCAGCAAAGCTATTTTTTTACGGCCATGACCATCTTAATGTCAAGTTTGGCACCTACGGCCAATACATCAATTAGATCCTGAACGGAAATACTTTGGTCAACCTGAAGTATAACGGTTTTTTCCTGAACACCTGCAAACGTAGAAGCCAATACACTTTCGAGTTGATCTTTGGGAAGTGGCTCGCGGTCAAGAAAATAATTCTTATCGGCATCTACCGAGAGGGTGGTTTGTTTTTTCTGCATCTGTTGCGCAGCCGAGGCTTTAGGCAACATCA
Above is a window of Runella slithyformis DSM 19594 DNA encoding:
- a CDS encoding phosphatase PAP2 family protein; the protein is MKKSLLFLCLFSWKVSAQNTDTRLLQDVYGSIQPTNVSTSKFISATTKPLSLALPAGLLIAGFSTKNKTLQQQGWQALGGFVIGTGITQVTKRVVLRDRPFIKYPTLFAARVEGEEPQYSFPSGHTTAAFSTATTLAINYRKWYVVVPAYAWAGAVGYSRMRLGVHYPSDVLAGTVTGAASAWLSYKIQQKWLNRTKRKSAN
- a CDS encoding sulfite exporter TauE/SafE family protein encodes the protein MQDYWQPLLIGIMAFLYASVGHGGASGYLALMAIFGTTPALMKSSALILNVFVSLVAFIQYYRAGHFRWSLFWPFALASIPLSYMGATLPITDSLYKKLLAVALAIAIARMLFQPVEKAENKQVPLIGALVIGAGIGLLSGMLGIGGGIILSPVILVLGWGRVKETAAVSALFIFVNSMSGLYGLFQKGFEPNGQLTSWLTAALIGGFIGAYQGSFKFNLQTLRYILASVLLIAVAKLYLT
- a CDS encoding DUF58 domain-containing protein, with product MIEQFITKIRRYEIRIRKAVNADMRGSFRSVFKGSGVEFADLREYQYGDDVRTIDWNVSAKGHGTFVKIFREEKEQTVFFILDVSGSQQVGHANHSKLDTAKEICGVLALSAIQEASHVGLLCFSDQKEKYIHPSNGMKHGYELITELYKLKPTSTKTNLAESILFTLNVLKRRSVVIFISDFIDKNYEHNLRALARKHDLVMVHLLDKRETNLPRLGIIPMVDPESNRTIWVNASSPWFRKRVREDFAQVGKKIEQFARQNDINYVAIDSQQDYVEPLIKLFRIRRNK
- a CDS encoding DUF4296 domain-containing protein, encoding MIRRTLIYFSLFSLLLFGCQDEPEVPEGTVSEAKMAQILTDIHILEARVGRLGMTSLDSSTIVTEHMKLQIFKKYGVDSATYNKSYQFYSTNPVFLERIYNTVVKDLETRQKKKNYKGL
- a CDS encoding ExbD/TolR family protein, translated to MKIRRKARFAPEVFTQSLNDIMFFLMLFFLIISTMVNPNVIKLMLPKASAAQQMQKKQTTLSVDADKNYFLDREPLPKDQLESVLASTFAGVQEKTVILQVDQSISVQDLIDVLAVGAKLDIKMVMAVKK